The following coding sequences lie in one Funiculus sociatus GB2-C1 genomic window:
- a CDS encoding single-stranded DNA-binding protein produces the protein MNSCILMAEIIKEPELRYTPDSQTAIASLRVQFPGPKAEDPPASIQVVGWGNLAQEIKDNYKKGDRVIIEGRLTMNTIDRQEGFKEKRAELTVSRIHKVSIDTDFDTQTTESTPPSNVVPMGSRRPTAPANNSDVEMSPVDYQEEDETPSFVPAARTITRPTQPVQQDDDIPF, from the coding sequence ATGAACAGTTGCATTTTAATGGCGGAGATTATCAAAGAACCGGAACTGCGTTATACGCCAGATAGCCAAACTGCGATCGCTTCTCTGCGAGTCCAGTTTCCCGGGCCAAAGGCTGAAGATCCACCAGCAAGTATACAGGTTGTCGGTTGGGGCAATTTAGCTCAAGAAATTAAGGATAACTACAAAAAGGGCGATCGCGTAATTATTGAAGGTCGCCTCACCATGAACACCATCGATCGGCAAGAAGGTTTTAAAGAGAAACGCGCTGAGTTGACAGTTTCCCGAATTCATAAAGTGTCAATCGATACAGATTTTGACACGCAAACAACTGAATCAACTCCTCCCAGCAACGTCGTTCCGATGGGGTCGCGTCGTCCAACTGCACCCGCTAATAATAGCGATGTGGAGATGTCTCCTGTAGACTACCAAGAAGAAGATGAGACACCCTCGTTTGTACCCGCCGCTAGAACTATAACCCGTCCAACTCAACCTGTCCAACAAGATGACGATATCCCCTTTTAA